Part of the Desulfocurvus vexinensis DSM 17965 genome, CTGCGGCGTGCAGAAGCCGGGCCGCCTGCACGCCCTGTTCCGCGCCCCGGGCTGGCAGGAGCTGCGCCTGGACCTCAACCCCGACGCCCGCCCGGACTTCGTGGCCTCGTTGACGGACATGGGCGTGGTGGACAGCGCCAGCATGGACGCGGTCTACTCCTCGCACAACCTGGAGCACCTCTTCCCCCACGAGGTGCCCGTGGCCCTGGCCGAATTCCGCCGCGTGCTCAAGGACGACGGCCTGGCGCTGGTCACCCTGCCCGACGTGCAGACGGTGGCCGAGGTCATCGCCGCCGGGCAGGCCACCAAGGTGCTCTACACCTCGCCCCTGGGCCCGGTGACGGCCCTGGACATCCTCTACGGCCACCACCGCTCCCTGGCGGGCGGCAACCTGTTCATGCTGCACAAATGCGGCTTCACCGACGCCCTGCTGCACCGCGCGCTGACGGTGGCGGGCTTCGGCTCGGTGCGCGTGCGCCGCGACCGCGCGACCTACAGCCTGTGGGCCCTGGCCCACGTGCTGCCCGGCCAGACCCAGGAGATCCCCGGCTTCGCCACCCCCGGCGCCGCCCCGGCCCCGGGCGGCCCCTTCGGGTAGATGGGCACGGAAGCCCCCTTCGGGGAGACTGGCGCGGAGGTCCCGCAGGTAGCGGCGCGGGCGGTTCTTTCGGGTAGACAACGCGGGCGGCCCGGAGGCTGAACGCTTCCGCCACTTCCGCACCATGGCCACGGCAGCCCGCGCGCCGCTGCGCAACGCCCGAATGCGCTCCGGGAGTTCCCTTTTCCTTCCGCCTGGGCTAGACTGGCCTCGAATACCCCGACCCCGACCCCCCGCAACCCGAACAAGGGAGAAACATCATGGCCATGGAACGTTGGGAATGCCCCTGCGGCTACATCTACGACCCCGCCGAAGGCGACCTGGAAACCGGCATCCAGCCCGGCACCCCCTGGGAAAAACTGCCCGACGACTGGGTCTGCCCCAAGTGCGGCGCGGAAAAGGAATTCTTCGAGAAAATCGACTGACCCGCCCGGCCCCGCCCGGATGCAATGAAAACAGGCGCCCCGCAGTCCAAGGACTGCGGGGCGCCTGCTCGTTCGCATGCGTGAAACCGGCCTTTCCCCGGTTCCGGCGCCCAGGGAAGCTGGCTCCAGGCGGCAAAGCGAAGCACCATTGCGGTTCCGCGCCCTTGCGCCTTCGGACCTCCCCGCACCTACCCCAGGCTTCCGGCCAGCAGCGTGGCGCCCAGGGTCAGGGCGGCCAGGGCGCCGAGGATGGAGAGGGCGCGGTCCAGGATGGCGGCGCGGCGGGGGCGCGTGGCGGCCAGGGCCGTGACGCGCTGGCGGCACAGGGCGGCCAGGGCGGCCGCCGTGGCGATGGTCGCGCCCATGCCCAGGGCCATGGCGGCCACGGCGCCCAGGCCGATGCCCGGCGCGCCCAGGGCCAGGGCGAAGAGCAGCACGATGGCCGCGCCCGGACAGGGCACAAGGCCCGTGGCCAGCCCCGTGGCCCACAGGCCCCGGTGCGCCGCGCCCCGGGCACCCTGCTCCGCCCCCTGGCCGCGCACGGCGCGGGCCAGCAGCCACACGGCGATGGCGCAGACCAGGGCGTAGCTGGCGCGCTCCAGCCAGAGGCCCTGGGCCGTGAAGCGGGCCATGAGCGAACGCTCCAGGATCAGATACAACCCGAGGACGAGGGCCACGGCGCTGGCCGCATGGGCCGTGCCCATGACGGCCCCCAGCAGCGCCGCGCGCCCCGGGCCCTCGCCCCGCGCCAGCACGTAGGACACGGCCACGGCCTTGCCGTGCCCGGGCCCGGCGGCGTGCAGGGCCCCGTAGGCAAAAGCCAGGGCCAGGAAGACCGCGAGCCCCGAGGCCGAGCCGCCGTCGCGCAGCGCGCGCACGCGCTCCGACAGGCCCTGGCGCAGCTCGCGCTGGGTCCGGGCCAGGGCCGCCAGCAGCCCGCTCCCCGGGCCCGCCTCGCCCGGAGCATCGAAAACGCGCGCCGGAGCCGGGGCCGCACCGGGCCGGGTGGCGCCGGTAAAAGGATTCACGGCCCGGGGGCGCGGCGCGTCCGGGACAACCTCGGGGGCGACCTCCGGGGCAGCGCCCGGGCCGACATCAGAAACAACTTCGGAGACCGCGTCCGGGGCAGCCTCCGGGGCCGATTCCGGGGCGATATTCAGGGCGCTGCCGGGCTCCTGGGCCCCGGCAAACGGGCTCGCGGCCTGAGTCCGGGCCTGGGCCCCGGGCACGAGCAGCCCCGGCGCCAGGGCCAGGGCCCACAGCATGACGCAAACAACCAGCCGCATCCTAGCGCCGCCTGAAGCTGAGGTGGATTTCCGGCAGCCAGGCCTGGAAGGGCGAATAGGTCCGCTCGGGGTTCAGACTCACGGAGGTTTGCACCTCGAAGGCCTCCGCGTTCTCCAGCTCCGGGGCCTTGTCCTCGGGGGAATACACGTCGGCGTAGTATTCCGGGTCGTGCACCGAGAGCAGCACCCGGCGCTCCCCGGCCCCGGCGGGCACCGGGCACGGCACGAAGAACTCGTAGAGCAGCCGCCCGGCGCTGATGCGCGCGGAAAAGTCGCGCACCTCCGTGGTCCGGCGCGCCACGCCGTCGATCTCCACGAAGGTGAACCAGTCGGAATTGCTCAGGTAGTCGAAGACCTCGGCCTTGAGCACGGCCAGCTCGCCGGGGCTGAAGTCCCCGTCGCCGTCGCGGTCGTAGTCCTCGATGACGGTGGCGCCGAACATGTCGTCGAACAGCCACGACAGGCGGAACCCGGCCAGCCCCTGGTCGTCGAAGACGAAGGTCGCCATATTGTCCATGAAAACATGGGGATGGGCCGCAGCCTGGGGGGCCGGGGCCAGCAGCGCGGCCAGCACGGCCAGGGCGGGCAGCAGCGTCCGCAGGGCTCGGGGTCCGGTCATCGGGGGGGCACACCTCGGGTCGGCAACAACGGCGCGGGCTGGCGCCCGGCCACGGAGATTCACGCGCGCCCCGCCGCTCCCAGCGATTGCGCCTGCGGGGCGGGGCTCCGGCCCTGCCTACCATCCCCGCCCCCGCAGGCCAAGGAAAAACCGCCCCTGCGCGGGCCGCGCGGCGCTTCACGCCCGGGGCCCCCCTGCGCGGTCTGCGGCCCGCAAAAGCGGGGGAAGCTGCTGCGCAGGCAGGTTGAACCCGCGCACGACAAGCCCCTGGGGCCCCGGGGCCAGCAGCGTGCAGCGGGCGTGGGCCGGGTCCAGGCGGAAGAGGTTGCCCAGGGGCATGCCCAGGGCGTGGCAGAGCACGGCGCGGACAACCCCCGCGTGGGTCACGGCCACCACGGGCAGCGGGCCCCGGGCCAGGGCGTCCAGGGCCACCAGCGCCCGGGCCTGGACCTGGGCGAAGCTCTCGCCCCCCGGGGGCCGGAACTGCGCGAAATCGCGGCCCCGGGCGGCATAGGCCGCCGGGTCGGCGGCGCGCACGGCCTCGCGGGGCTGGCCCTCCCAAGCGCCCAGGTCTATTTCCGCCAGCCCGGGCAGCGTGTCCACGGGCAGGCCCAGGGCCTCGGCCAGGGGCCGGGCCGTGTCGCGCGCGCGGGCCAGGGGGCTGGCGGCCACGGCGCGCAACTCCGCTCCGGCCAGGGCCTGGGCCAGCTCCTGCGCCTGGGCCCGCCCGGTGGCGGACAGGGGCAGGTCCGTGCGGCCGATGAAGCGGCCCTGGCCGCCCTGGGCCTCGGCGTGGCGCACGAGCACGATCATGGCCGCCCCCCGCGCACGATATCCAGCAATTCCGGGGCGCCAGGGCCCAGCAGTTCGCGCACCCGGGCCGCCACGGCCAGGGCCCGCGCCTTGCGGGCCTCGATCTTGCGGCGCACCTCGGGCTCGTGGCCCCACTGGGCGATTTTTTCGTCGTAGCGCCGGGCCACGGACACGGGCTCCTGCCCGCGCACGAGCTTGTCGGCCAGGAAAACCAGCTCGCGCTCCCGGATCGCGGCCCCGGGCGCCAGCTCCAGGTCGCGGTGGGCCGCCACCAGGGGCGCCAGGGCCGCGAAGCCCCAGGCCGCCAGCAGCCGCCCGCCCTCGGCCTCGTGGCGCTTCTGGCCCTTGGCCAGGTCGTGCAGCAGACCCCCGGCCTCGGCCAGGGCCGGGTCCAGCGGCTCCGGGCGCTCCGGGGTGCCCAGGCGCGCGTTGAGGGCCCGGGCCAGGGTGGCGGCAGCCCGGCCCACGGCGCGGCAATGGGCCCGGGTGGCCTCGGGGGTGCCCGCCAGGGCCCAGAGCATGTCCACTTCCCCGGGCAGGGGCACGTGGCGCCGCGCGGCCAGGGCCACGGCCTGCTGGTAGTCCCCGGGTTCGTCCAGGTCCATGAGCACGGCGGCGTCGGGCACGGGGACCTCGGCCACGGCCACCCCCGGCGCCTCCAGCACCGCGCGCAGGCCCCCGCCACCGTCGTGGCCCAGGATGGCCGGGATGAACCGGGCGCGGATCACGGGCGGATGCCCGCGCCGGCCCGCGAAGTACGGCACGGCCCAGTCCGCGTCGCCCGCCGCCAGGGCGGCGGCCACGGCGTGGCAGGTGGCCGGGCGGACCAGGGGCGTGTCCGCAGGCAGCACGAAAAAGGCGTCCACCTCCGGGCCCAGGGCGCCCACGCCCGTGACCACGGACCCGAACATGCCCTCGGCGTAGCGCGGGTTGTGCACCGGGCGGGCCCCGGCGCGCCGGGCCAGGGCGGCCACGGCGTCGGCCTCGCGGCCCGTGACCACCACCACGTCCACCGCCCCGGCCTCGCGCAGGCAGGCCACGGCGCATTCCAGCACCGTGGAGCCCCCCAGGGCCAGGGCGGGCTTGAGGGCCCCCATGCGCGAGGACAGCCCGGCGGCGGGCACCACGGCCCCCAGGCGCAGGGGCGCCCGGGCGCCCTGCGCATCCGGCAGGTTCGGCGGACGCGGGGCAGGCGGGGCGTCCGGCGCGGGCGTCACTTGCCGCCCTCCGCCGCCACGCGGCACTGCACCAGCTCGGCCACGATGCTCACGGCGATCTCCTCGGGCGTGCGCGCGCCGATGGACAGGCCGATGGGGCAATGGCAGCGGGCAATGGCCGCCTCGGGCACCCCCTCGTCGCGCAGGGCTGCGTACACGGCCTCGCGCTTGCGCAGGCTGCCGATCATGCCCACGTAGCGCGCGGGGGTGCGCAGGGCTGCGGCCAGCACGGTCTTGTCGTGCAGGTGGCCCCTGGTGACGATGACCAGCGAGTCGGCCTCGCCCACTTCCAGGCCGTCCAGGGCCCGGTCCATGGACGGCGGCACGAGCACGGCGTCGGCGTCGGGAAAGCGCTGGCGGTTGGCGAACTCGGGCCGGTCGTCCAGCACCACGGTGCGGAAGCCCGCGATGCGCGCCACCTGGGCCGTGGGCCGCGACACGTGCCCGGCGCCGAAGAGAAACACGGCGGGCTGCGGCACCAGGGGCAGCACCGCCAGGAAGCCCCCCGGGCCGGACAGCAGCCCGGGGCGGCCCGTCTCCAGGGCCGTGTCGCGCGCTTCGGCCAGGGCGGCGGGGTCGTGCCCCGGCCAGGGCGGCGGCTGCTGCCCGGGGGCCAGGGCAACCCGGGCCGTGGCGCGCAAGGGGCCCCCGGCGGGGCCCTCCAGGGCCGTGAGCAGCACCGCGCGGCGCCCCTGGCGCAGGGCGTCGTCCAGGGCGGCGAAGACTCCGGCGTCGCCCGGGTCCAGGCGTTCCAGCAGCACGGTCACCTGCCCGCCGCAGACCATGTCGGCCCGGGCGGCCAGCTCATTGTCCAGCTCATGGCGTTGCAGGACCGCCGCCCCGTCGCCCTGGGCGAACAGCTCCCCTGCGGCGCGCATGGCCCGGGCCTCCAGCAGGCCGCCGCCCACGGTGCCCTCGATGCTCGCGTCGGGCCGCACGGCCATGGCAGCCCCGGCCCCACGCGGGGTGGACCCGCCGCTGGCGACGATGGTCGCCAGCACCAGTTCCTGGCCCGCCTCCAAAGCCATGCGCACGGCGCGCAGGCAGTCGTTCATGATGTCTCCTCGCTGTGTTCCCCGGGCAAGGTCCGCTTGGCAAAGCCCGGGGCGATGCGTCCGTCGCGCGAAAGCTCGCGCACCGTCGCCCGCCGGTGGTCCAGGCCCGGCAGGCCATCCAGGGCGCGGGCCACGGCCTGCGCGCGCGGGCCGGTGCCGGGCAGCAGATACAGGTCCAGTTCCAGGGTGCCGGGGCCCTGGCGCAAGGCATAGTCCATGACGCCGGGAAGGGCCAGCACGGCGGCGTCCAGGGCGCGGCGGGACAGGCCGCCGGGCCGCTCGCCCCCCAGCCGCCCGGGCACGGCGTCCAGCCGCCGCAGGGGGCTGGCGCAGGGGCAGCCCCCGGGCAGGATGCGCCCGGCGTCGCCGCTGCGGTAGCGGATGAGCGGCATGGCCTGGCGGCCCAGGGTGGTCACGACGATCTCGCCCCACTGGCCGTCGGCCACGGGCGCACCCGTGGCCGGGTCGGCGATTTCCACCAGCAGGTCGGCTTCGCGCAGGTGCATGCCCGGGCCCTGGCCGCAGCCCACGGCCCCACCCAGCCCGGTTTCGGTCATGCCCCAGTGGTGGTGAACGGCGCAGCCCAGGGCGGCCTCCACGCGCCAGGCCAGCCCGGGGGGCACGGCGTCCCAGCACAGCAGCGCCCGGCGCACCCGCCCGCGCTCCAGCCCCCGCGCCGCCGCCAGCAGGGCCAGGGCGTGGACATGCACCGGAGCGCCCACCAGCACCCGGGCGCCGGAGGCTTCGAGCAGGGCCAGGGCGGCGGGCACGTCCCACGGCTCGGGGCAGCACAGGCAGCGCCCGCCCAGGGCCTGCACGCCCCGGGTCAGCAGCCGCCCCACTCCGCCCTCGCGCTCGCCGGGCAAGAGGGCCAGCACCGTGTCGCCCGGTGCGGCCAGCAGCTCCATGCCGTGGCGGAAGAAGTCCACGGTGCGCTCCAGGTCGCCCGTGGTGAAGAACAGCCGCTTGGGCGCGCCCGTGGAGCCCGAGGAGGCCAGGGTCACCACCCGGGCCACCGCGTCCTGGGACACGCACAGCAGCCGCTCGGGCGCCGCGCGCAGGGCGCGGGCGTCCAGGCGCGGCAGGCGGGCCAGGTCCGCCGGGGCGCGCAGGGCGGCGGGGTCGATGCCGCCCAGGGTGTCACAGTAGTGGGGGCTTTCGCGCCGGGCCAGGGCCACGGTCTCGCGCAGGCGGGCCAGCTGCCAGGCCGCAAGCTCCTGCGGGCCGGGGGGCGGGCCCTGGGCCGGACGGTCCAGGCGCCGGTTCAGCCAGTGGTCAAGGGACGTGCCGGGCACTGGTGCTCCTGTACAGCGGCGTGCCGTCCATGGCCGTGAGGTTGTAGGCGCAAAAGGGCACCAGCCGTCCGTCGGGCGCGGCCACATGGATGCAGCAGCCGCGCAGGCGTTCCAAGTCCAGGGTCCAGGCGTCCTGGAAGGCCATGGCCGACACGGCGAAGATATGCGTGCGCGCCCGGGCCAGGAAGCGGTCCAGGTCATCGGCGGGCCCGGCCATGGGCAGGGCCGCGCCCCGGGGCGTGGCCCACTGGCGGGCCACGTAGGCCTTGGCCTTGTCCGCGCCCTCGGCGGCGGGGCGCGGCGCGCAGCAGTTGCCGCCCCCGCGCGACAGGCGCGTCAGGTGCGCCGGGCCGCCGTCTTCGTCCACAAGATAGCTGGCGTTGAAGGAGCACAGGGCGTGCTCGCAGCCCGGGGGCGAGAAGTCGGCGGCGCGCACCAGCCCGCCGCTCTGGGCTTCCAGGGCGGCCATGACCTCGGGCAGGGTGATGCGCGCTGCGTCGGCGGGCGGGCCGGGGTGGCGCCCGAAGTAGCTCACGGGCTGGAAATGCACCCCGCGCACCCCCGGGGCGCGCTCCACGCCCAGGCGCAGGATGGCGCCCAGCTCGGCGGCGTTGACCCCCGGCACCACCGTGGGCACCAGCACCACGCCCACCCCGGCCCGCGCCAGGGCCTCGATGGCCGCGAGCTTGTCCTCCAGCAGGGGCTGCCCGCGCAGGGCTTCGTAGGGCCCCTGGGTCACGCCGTCGAACTGCAAAAAGGCCGAGTCCAGCCCGGCGGCGGCCAGGGCCTGGGCGTAGCCCTCCTCGCGGGCGATGCGCAGGCCGTTGGTGTTGAGCTGCACGAAGGGAAAGCCCGCGGCCTTGGCCAGGGCCACCAGGGCGGGCAGGTCGTCGCGCACCGTGGGCTCGCCGCCCGAGAGCTGGATGTTGCACGGCCCGGACTGGCGCATGACGCCTTCCAGCAGCCGGGCCACGGCCCCGGGGCTCGGGTCCGGGCGCGGGGCCTCGCCCGCGCTGGCAAAGCACAGCGGGCAGGCCAGATTGCAGCGCCAGGTGACTTCCACCAGGGCCGTGCAGGTGTGCTGGCCGTGGTCCGGGCACAGGCCGCAGTCGTAGGGGCAGCCCCGGGCCCGGGGCGTGGCGGGCGCAGCGGGCTGCGAGGGCGTCTTGGGCCGCAGCCAGCCCGCGAAATCCGGCGCCCCTCGCCAGATGGGCGTAGAAAACTCGCCGTGGCGCGGGCAGGCCTTCACCAGCCGGGTCTGGCCGCCCACGGTCTCGCGCCGGGCCGGAACGACCTCCAGGCAGACGGGGCAGACGCTGGCCGTGGGCTGCGCGGCGCCGGGGGCGCTCATGCCGGGCGGCCCTGGATGGGGTCGATGCCGTTTTCGGCCAAAAGGTCCATGGTCCGCTCGAAAGTTTCGGCCACGATGGCCCCGCATACGGCGCGGTCGGGCGCCGTGCAGTCGCCGCCGGTGATGGCCCCGCAGCTCACGCCGCCGTGGCGCGCGCCCACGGTCTCGCGGAACCAGTCGTTCAGCTCGGCCAGCATCAGCGGCAGGCGGTCGTGGGGCTCCTCCCCGGCCCGGCCCCGGCCCGCGTGCAGCCCGAGCACCAGGGCCGCCCCGGTCAGGGCGCCGCAGGGCCCGGCGCAGTCGCCCGCGCCCAGGCACAGGCCCTGGGCCGCGCGCACCAGGTCGGAGTTGTCGCGGCCCAGGTCCTCCAGGGCCAGGAGCACGAAAATCTGGGCGCAGCAGAAGCCCGCGCCCGCCAGCCGCGCCATGCGCAGGGAGGTGTCGCCCATCGTGTCGGTCATGCCGGTCCTCCGGGTTTGCGGGCCAGGAGCAGAAAATAGCCGCGCCGCGCCGCGCAGCCCGGGGCCGCGCCGCCGAAGGCCAGCCGCGCCGCCAGCTCCCGGGCCAGGGCGCCGTGGTCCTCCACGGCGAAGGGGTCGAGCCCGGCGGCGCGCACCAGGGCCGCGATTTCGGCCACGGTCCTGGCTCCGGCAGCGCAGGACGGGGCCGCGTGCGCTTCGGCTTCCGGGCCTGCCCCGGCCCCCCCGGCCCGGGGCGCGCCCGGGGGCAGGCAGAGGTCCGCCAGGGCCAGCACCCCGCCCGGGGCCAGCACGCGCGCGAACTCGCCCAGGGCCGCCGCCGGGTCGGGCACCAGGGACAGCACGCATTCGCACAGCACCAGCCGCTGGCTGCCCGTGCGCACGGGCAGGGCCCCGGCTGCGGCGCGCATGAGCGGCAGCCCGGGCTGCACCGGGGCGCCGAGCTGCCCGGGGTCGGGGTCCAGCCCCACGGCCCGGGCGCCGTGGCGGCTGCGCAGCCGGGCCACGCTGGCCCCGCTGCCTGCGCCCACGTCCAGCACGGGCCAGCCCGGCAAGAGCCCGGCCAGGGCCACGGCGCGTTCGGTCAGGGCGAAGCCCCCGGGGCGCAGGGTCGGCCCGGCCACGGCGCGCAGGGCCGGGTCGCGCCACGAGGGCCCGGCGCAGCAGGCCGCCGGGGAGCCGTTGCGGGGCGCGGCCCCGGCGCTCATTTGTCCTCCAGCAGCTTTTCCACCTCGAGCATCTTGCCCAGGGCCAGGGCCTCGGGCACCAGGGTCAGGCCGCAGGCCGCGCAGCGCGGCAACTCCACCTCGAAGCGGCTGCCCATGTATTCCAGCACCGCCGGGGCCATGGCCAGGGCTTGCCCGCAGGCCGCGCAACGCCAGCCGGAGTAGTCGCCGTCCAGGACTTTCAGGGTGCTCATGGTTGGCCTCCCATGATCTGCATGCGGTGGCTCCAGGCCTTGTGGACCACGAAGCCCCCGGCGCCGTCGGGCTCGTATTCCACCCAGTACGTCACCGGGCCGGGTTGCAGGCTGGCCAGGTGGCGGCCCGTGGCGGCGTTGACCAGGGCCCGGCCCGTGTCCCGGGCGTGCAGTACGACCTTTTGCAGGTCCGTGACCAGAATGCGCCGGTCTTCCATGGCCCGGGCGGCCTCGGGGGCGATGCTCAGGGCCACGGCCTCGTGGGCCGGGCGCGGGCCGGACGCCTCGGCCCACAGCCCGCGCAGCAGGGCCTCGCGCAGGCGCACGCTGCTAACAGACAGTGAGTTTGTGACAACCTTAAAGTGAAATATAGTGGGACACTGAGACACATACCGAAATGAAAATGGCTTGTGTCGTGCGGGCTTCGGGGTTTTAGGGTGGGCGAAAAGGGGGTTCGACATTGAGTCTGCGACTACTATAAACCTCGGCGGGGAAGCGGTGGTTTCGAGACTTGGCTTGCCCTGAAACAACGGCTTGAGCAAAGAACGATTAACAACCGCTTAAAGCCTGATTAACAAGGGGTTCATGGTCGGAGAGAGGGAACCGGAAAAGGGGTTTTGGGCAGGTCACGGGCCAAAGCTTGCCGACCAGAAGTATAAAGCGAGAAGTATAAACCTGCTCCCTCTGATCTTGGGCAAGAGGTGTCTCCGGCAGGCTGTTCGAAAAAGCAAAAGGCCGTGACCCGACCCCTACGTCCTGAACGCTTCCGGGGATGAACCGGACGGTGTGTGTCACGGCACTGTTGTTCACATTTATTGATCTTGGGCACGAGGTGCCTCCGGCAGGCTGTTTGAAAAAGCAAAAGGCTGTGGCCCGACCCCTAACGTCCTGGACGTTTCCGGGTATGAACCGGACGGCGGTGTACCACAGCCAATTCAAACAATAATAAACGATGCGTGGATGTCAATATTTATGGAAGTGCAAAGTAATTAGAATGAAAAACAGGTTCAGTTTATATTGCTAGTGATGAAAACAGATCAAGTATCCCAAGATGAACGACACAACAGTGACTGCAGAAATTATTGATTCCATAGTTTCCGGCAGTGTGAAATTTGAGATAATAAATATTCCAATAATTCCACAGAGCAAAGATATAGCGCATATTCTTTGCAATCGCTCATCTCTTTCCCTTCTCGCCTTATCACAAAAATATTGAAGGACTGGAAATCCGCAGGCAATGCAGCTGTAAGCGGAAGGACTAACCTCATGTCCACATTCAGGACATGGTATAAGGCTGTCATTTTCTACGGGCTGTGGTGCGGTGATATAGATATCGCCACCAGCTTGTTGAATATTGTGGCCTTCCGCATGCTGATCAATATTTCTTTCCATACTCATCTTCCAAGTATTCCACATAGCTTTTTAGCTGTGAAACATTGAGATCACGCCTTGATGTAACTCCAAACAGAAAATGTAATCTTCCTCGATAAATTGCTTCCGACCACCCAAGGCATTCATGCAGTTCAGCTGTCTGTTTCAAAAGATATGGGCGTGTATGTCCTTTTTTCTTTGCCGTCCTCTGTTTGCGTCCGGCAATTGTTTCGTCAAGCTTCTCCTTTAAGTAATTGATAATCTCCTGCGCTCTTGGCTCGTTCCACAATTTGTACGTGGTATATTTTTGATTTTTTGGTATTCCGAAATCTTTTTTGAAAGCGTTGTACATCACTGGATATGCAGATTTGCCAAATCTTTTTTCTCGCCGATCACCAAGCTCATTAAATAATCCTGTTATAGTTTCAACTAGAATAGGATTACTACCAATGCTGCCAGTCGGTGGCGTCACCTTATTTTCAAGTTTCTGCGTTTTAATATTCTGTACTATGTCACCAGCAGCTTGAATATTGTTGTTCCCATTGGCAGTTTGTTGGACAACACGACCTTTTGTCTCGCTAGCCGCATTAGCTGAAGATTTTGTTGTTTTAATGGATTGTTGAGTTGCACTATTATTTTCTTCATCCCTGAGAAGGACCGCGATTGCAGACAACTTTTTCGCGGTAGATGGGTCCATTTTCTTATTCCCATAGCCAAGCAGCAGCCAATTTGGATTAACTCCTGCCGCTTTGCAAATATCTGCTAACACCTCTGCGTTTGGCAGCCTTTCTCCTGTCTCATAGTTGTAAAGGGCTGATTTGCTAACCGCTATAAGGTCTGCAAATTCAGCTATGGGAAGGCCTAAGTCATCCCGTAATTCTTTTATTCTTTGAGCGAGCTCAATCATTATTCCTCACGAATGGAAACAAATCCACAAACGTATTGACTTTCATTTCCACGTTTGAGAATCTATCCCCGTTAGAACAAGGGGATATGGTTAAATGTGTCGCAACATCAACCCTATCCACCTCTTTTGGCCCAGTCAACGGCCCAGTTCGGGCGCATAGGGTGCTCGAACTGGGCCACGAGGGCAGAACTCGAAAAAGAGTGGACGCCATGACCCAGGATTTCAGCAAAGAACAAGTCCTCACTATCCTCCGCGAAAAGCTCCCTCCGATCTTCAGCAGGAAGCATGTTGAGGAATTAACCGGGGGCGTCATCACTGCTGTTTCTCTCGCTGGGCTGGACAAAGACGGAAACGGGCCGAAGGCGTTCAAAATCGGAGGCCGTGTCGGTTACGAAAGGGATTCCTTTCTTGAGTGGCTTGAGCAGAGGGTAAAACCTCGTGGAGAGCAGAAACAGCCCGGATGGCTGATATGTCCGAAAGGGAAATGAAATCAGAATTTGGCGGTGGAAACCTAATCTCCAGCAACGCCACGAGCCCAGCCTTTGCTTTTGCAGTTTCTTGCGGCTGGTTTTGTGCGTTTCAGGCTTCCACCGCCATTCCCTTTTTCTGGACAGCACAGACCTGCAAGGGGGTGTGACGGCATGAACAACTACCAGCATTCCCTCTTTTCCTTCACCGAACAGGGCGAAGGAAGCCAGAAGGCCACCGCCACGGCACAGATGCGCATTGGCGGCCTTGCTTCCACGCTGAAGGCCTGCATGCAGCAGACGCTGACCACCGCCGCCCCCTATCTTTCCCGCGCCCAACTGGTGGACCGGATGAACGAAA contains:
- a CDS encoding class I SAM-dependent methyltransferase; protein product: MTARTARPARPANAEPAATRTVLHVGCGVQKPGRLHALFRAPGWQELRLDLNPDARPDFVASLTDMGVVDSASMDAVYSSHNLEHLFPHEVPVALAEFRRVLKDDGLALVTLPDVQTVAEVIAAGQATKVLYTSPLGPVTALDILYGHHRSLAGGNLFMLHKCGFTDALLHRALTVAGFGSVRVRRDRATYSLWALAHVLPGQTQEIPGFATPGAAPAPGGPFG
- a CDS encoding rubredoxin; amino-acid sequence: MERWECPCGYIYDPAEGDLETGIQPGTPWEKLPDDWVCPKCGAEKEFFEKID
- a CDS encoding nickel/cobalt transporter, yielding MRLVVCVMLWALALAPGLLVPGAQARTQAASPFAGAQEPGSALNIAPESAPEAAPDAVSEVVSDVGPGAAPEVAPEVVPDAPRPRAVNPFTGATRPGAAPAPARVFDAPGEAGPGSGLLAALARTQRELRQGLSERVRALRDGGSASGLAVFLALAFAYGALHAAGPGHGKAVAVSYVLARGEGPGRAALLGAVMGTAHAASAVALVLGLYLILERSLMARFTAQGLWLERASYALVCAIAVWLLARAVRGQGAEQGARGAAHRGLWATGLATGLVPCPGAAIVLLFALALGAPGIGLGAVAAMALGMGATIATAAALAALCRQRVTALAATRPRRAAILDRALSILGALAALTLGATLLAGSLG
- a CDS encoding DUF1007 family protein yields the protein MTGPRALRTLLPALAVLAALLAPAPQAAAHPHVFMDNMATFVFDDQGLAGFRLSWLFDDMFGATVIEDYDRDGDGDFSPGELAVLKAEVFDYLSNSDWFTFVEIDGVARRTTEVRDFSARISAGRLLYEFFVPCPVPAGAGERRVLLSVHDPEYYADVYSPEDKAPELENAEAFEVQTSVSLNPERTYSPFQAWLPEIHLSFRRR
- a CDS encoding histidine phosphatase family protein is translated as MIVLVRHAEAQGGQGRFIGRTDLPLSATGRAQAQELAQALAGAELRAVAASPLARARDTARPLAEALGLPVDTLPGLAEIDLGAWEGQPREAVRAADPAAYAARGRDFAQFRPPGGESFAQVQARALVALDALARGPLPVVAVTHAGVVRAVLCHALGMPLGNLFRLDPAHARCTLLAPGPQGLVVRGFNLPAQQLPPLLRAADRAGGPRA
- a CDS encoding DVU_1551 family NTP transferase translates to MTPAPDAPPAPRPPNLPDAQGARAPLRLGAVVPAAGLSSRMGALKPALALGGSTVLECAVACLREAGAVDVVVVTGREADAVAALARRAGARPVHNPRYAEGMFGSVVTGVGALGPEVDAFFVLPADTPLVRPATCHAVAAALAAGDADWAVPYFAGRRGHPPVIRARFIPAILGHDGGGGLRAVLEAPGVAVAEVPVPDAAVLMDLDEPGDYQQAVALAARRHVPLPGEVDMLWALAGTPEATRAHCRAVGRAAATLARALNARLGTPERPEPLDPALAEAGGLLHDLAKGQKRHEAEGGRLLAAWGFAALAPLVAAHRDLELAPGAAIRERELVFLADKLVRGQEPVSVARRYDEKIAQWGHEPEVRRKIEARKARALAVAARVRELLGPGAPELLDIVRGGRP
- a CDS encoding XdhC family aldehyde oxidoreductase maturation factor, which gives rise to MNDCLRAVRMALEAGQELVLATIVASGGSTPRGAGAAMAVRPDASIEGTVGGGLLEARAMRAAGELFAQGDGAAVLQRHELDNELAARADMVCGGQVTVLLERLDPGDAGVFAALDDALRQGRRAVLLTALEGPAGGPLRATARVALAPGQQPPPWPGHDPAALAEARDTALETGRPGLLSGPGGFLAVLPLVPQPAVFLFGAGHVSRPTAQVARIAGFRTVVLDDRPEFANRQRFPDADAVLVPPSMDRALDGLEVGEADSLVIVTRGHLHDKTVLAAALRTPARYVGMIGSLRKREAVYAALRDEGVPEAAIARCHCPIGLSIGARTPEEIAVSIVAELVQCRVAAEGGK
- a CDS encoding DVU_1553 family AMP-dependent CoA ligase yields the protein MPGTSLDHWLNRRLDRPAQGPPPGPQELAAWQLARLRETVALARRESPHYCDTLGGIDPAALRAPADLARLPRLDARALRAAPERLLCVSQDAVARVVTLASSGSTGAPKRLFFTTGDLERTVDFFRHGMELLAAPGDTVLALLPGEREGGVGRLLTRGVQALGGRCLCCPEPWDVPAALALLEASGARVLVGAPVHVHALALLAAARGLERGRVRRALLCWDAVPPGLAWRVEAALGCAVHHHWGMTETGLGGAVGCGQGPGMHLREADLLVEIADPATGAPVADGQWGEIVVTTLGRQAMPLIRYRSGDAGRILPGGCPCASPLRRLDAVPGRLGGERPGGLSRRALDAAVLALPGVMDYALRQGPGTLELDLYLLPGTGPRAQAVARALDGLPGLDHRRATVRELSRDGRIAPGFAKRTLPGEHSEETS